A genomic segment from Treponema sp. Marseille-Q3903 encodes:
- the asnS gene encoding asparagine--tRNA ligase: MVPVLIKDLLSSNPDGRQVKVCGWVRTVRDSKGLVFIQVNDGSCFANIQLTFDRSNPSDNANVNNIEETLKILNTGASVRATGTLIKSPASGQAVEVTLENIECLGKCNPEEYPLQKNKMSMEYLREVAHLRARTNTFGAVYRVRNQLAFAVHSFFQERGFLYINAPEITCSDAEGAGEMFQVTTLSMEKIAELGVKAGQGGMKVEDAHKIVDYSKDFFGKKASLTVSGQLEAETLATALSRVYTFGPTFRAENSNTPRHLAEFWMIEPEMAFYDLDDDMDIQEDFVKYLLNWALTKCREDLEFFDKRIQPGLIESLEKVANAKFVRISYTDAIEKLEEASKNGAKFEFKPYWGCDIATEHERYLTEKIFNCPVMVYNYPKEIKSFYMKQNEDGKTVKAVDVLVPGIGELIGGSEREENYEKLLKACEERKMDMSNYEWYLDLRRFGSVPHSGFGLGFERLIRYVTGMENIRDVIPYPRAPKLADF, encoded by the coding sequence ATGGTACCGGTATTAATTAAAGATTTATTATCATCAAACCCGGACGGACGCCAAGTTAAAGTTTGCGGCTGGGTTCGTACGGTTCGAGACTCAAAAGGTCTTGTTTTTATTCAGGTTAACGATGGAAGTTGTTTTGCCAATATTCAGTTGACGTTTGACCGCTCTAATCCTTCCGATAATGCAAATGTAAATAATATCGAAGAAACTCTCAAAATTTTGAATACAGGGGCTTCTGTTAGGGCTACCGGAACTCTTATAAAATCTCCTGCAAGCGGACAAGCTGTCGAAGTTACTCTTGAAAATATTGAATGTCTCGGAAAATGCAATCCTGAAGAATATCCTCTTCAGAAAAACAAGATGTCTATGGAATATCTTCGTGAAGTTGCACATCTGAGGGCAAGGACAAACACTTTTGGCGCAGTTTATCGAGTTAGAAATCAGCTGGCATTTGCAGTCCATTCATTTTTTCAAGAAAGAGGATTTCTGTACATAAATGCCCCAGAAATAACATGCTCCGATGCCGAAGGGGCGGGAGAAATGTTCCAAGTTACAACTTTAAGCATGGAAAAAATTGCAGAGCTAGGTGTCAAGGCAGGACAGGGCGGAATGAAAGTCGAAGATGCCCACAAAATTGTCGATTATTCAAAAGACTTTTTCGGAAAAAAAGCGAGCCTCACTGTTTCCGGTCAGCTTGAAGCAGAAACTTTAGCAACAGCGCTGAGCCGCGTATATACGTTTGGACCGACTTTCCGTGCAGAAAACTCAAACACACCTCGTCATCTTGCTGAATTTTGGATGATAGAACCGGAAATGGCTTTTTACGATTTGGACGACGACATGGACATTCAGGAAGATTTTGTAAAATATCTCCTAAATTGGGCTTTGACAAAGTGCCGAGAAGATCTTGAATTCTTCGACAAACGGATTCAACCGGGACTGATTGAAAGCCTCGAAAAAGTTGCAAACGCAAAATTTGTCCGCATTTCTTACACTGACGCAATAGAAAAACTCGAAGAAGCTTCAAAAAATGGCGCAAAGTTTGAATTCAAACCATACTGGGGTTGCGATATCGCTACGGAACACGAACGCTACCTTACAGAAAAGATTTTCAACTGTCCTGTGATGGTTTACAACTATCCAAAAGAAATTAAATCTTTTTATATGAAACAAAATGAAGACGGAAAAACTGTAAAAGCCGTAGACGTGCTTGTGCCTGGAATTGGCGAATTGATTGGCGGTTCTGAACGTGAAGAAAATTATGAAAAACTCCTAAAAGCATGCGAAGAACGCAAAATGGATATGTCGAACTACGAATGGTATCTTGATTTGCGCAGGTTCGGTTC